Proteins encoded by one window of Babylonia areolata isolate BAREFJ2019XMU chromosome 8, ASM4173473v1, whole genome shotgun sequence:
- the LOC143285145 gene encoding uncharacterized protein LOC143285145 — MLLGYKGRNLRRAGETLNLGQRGLPSLMMALNLSHCLLNRRGVLLVTCVVTMAVCLLFTWSPAWTVQNVWLNTALWLQHAQCPDVMHSMTQGRWERLPMTPSDIQKMNKFHKHVREELHGMPRGLQRKDGLCGNVTFPKRAWFRAMCDTEGDKPCCYHNRCTNRSMDQCVCPECYDMRNPLHAEYARWRPSNQLCQVDEMSVEEICHLLRNTTIFFVGDSFTRHVYTAFLLAVRGNPITGAFSKKTPADLRRRCAGIYMFTEKVCRMWVDKNVRECPDRSAVLRYFPKNHNEDIRQLISQLHHTPRSLAFIGLGGHDKFKDQATFNMVMQPVLQERNDIGSHWPLLVWAPPHRWGKLKSPRDPLQPVIDFSKKMKEHLRPWDVAIFDSLNMTADVESFDGAHYGYGVNKVKAQILLYYLKELQSKKQW, encoded by the exons ATGCTGCTTGGCTATAAAGGCCGGAACCTACGCCGTGCAGGAGAAACTCTGAATCTAGGACAACGTGGCCTTCCTTCCCTGATGATGGCGTTAAACCTCAGCCACTGCCTGCTGAACAGACGTGGTGTGCTGTTGGTGACGTGTGTGGTGACCATGGCGGTGTGTCTGCTGTTCACTTGGTCGCCAGCCTGGACTGTTCAGAACGTGTGGCTGAACACAGCACTGTGGCTGCAACACGCGCAATGTCCAGACGTCATGCACTCCATGACACAAGGGCGTTGGGAGCGACTGCCCATGACGCCGTCTGACATTCAGAAGATGAACAAATTTCACAAACAT GTGAGAGAAGAGCTACACGGGATGCCCAGAGGACTGCAGCGGAAGGACGGCCTCTGTGGGAATGTCACTTTTCCTAAGCGCGCATG GTTTCGAGCCATGTGTGACACAGAGGGAGATAAACCTTGCTGTTATCACAACCGCTGCACCAACCGATCCATGGACCAATGCGTGTGCCCTGAGTGCTACGACATGCGCAATCCACTCCATGCAGAGTATGCAAGATGGCGTCCAAGCAACCAGCTGTGCCAAGTGGACGAGATGTCGGTGGAAGAGATATGTCATCTACTGAGAAATACCACCATCTTCTTCGTGGGCGACTCGTTCACACGTCATGTGTACACGGCCTTCCTCTTGGCCGTCAGAGGGAACCCCATCACAGGAGCCTTTAGTAAGAAAACTCCTGCTG ATCTGAGACGCCGGTGTGCAGGCATTTACATGTTCACGGAGAAGGTGTGTCGTATGTGGGTGGACAAGAATGTCAGGGAGTGCCCAGATAGGAGTGCTGTTCTGCGGTACTTTCCCAAGAATCACAACGAAGACATACGTCAGCTGATTTCTCAGCTGCACCACACTCCTCGCAGTCTTGCCTTCATCGGCTTGGGTGGCCACGACAAATTTAAAGACCAGGCCACCTTCAATATGGTCATGCAGCCAGTGCTGCAAGAGAGAAATGACATCGGTTCTCACTGGCCTTTGCTCGTCTGGGCCCCCCCTCACCGCTGGGGCAAGTTAAAGAGCCCACGTGATCCCCTTCAACCAGTGATCGATTTCAGCAAGAAAATGAAAGAGCATCTGAGACCTTGGGACGTGGCCATCTTTGACTCCCTCAATATGACGGCGGATGTGGAGAGCTTTGATGGCGCTCATTATGGGTATGGTGTGAACAAAGTGAAGGCACAGATACTTTTATATTATCTGAAGGAGCTTCAAAGCAAAAAGCAATGGTGA